A genomic window from Castor canadensis chromosome 18, mCasCan1.hap1v2, whole genome shotgun sequence includes:
- the Slc25a1 gene encoding tricarboxylate transport protein, mitochondrial has translation MAAPRAPRALAAAAPASGKAKLTHPGKAILAGGLAGGIEICITFPTEYVKTQLQLDERSHPPRYRGIVDCVRQTVRSHGVLGLYRGLSSLLYGSIPKAAVRFGMFEFLSNQMRDAQGRLDSTRGLLCGLGAGVAEAVVVVCPMETIKVKFIHDQTSSNPKYRGFFHGIREIVREQGLKGTYQGLTATVLKQGSNQAIRFFVMTSLRNWYRGDDPNKPMNPLITGVFGVIAGAASVFGNTPLDVVKTRMQGLEAHKYRNTWDCGLQILKNEGPKAFYKGTVPRLGRVCLDVAIVFIIYDEVVKLLNKVWKTD, from the exons ATggccgcgccccgcgccccccgCGCTTTGGCGGCCGCCGCGCCGGCGTCCGGGAAGGCCAAGCTGACGCATCCCGGGAAGGCGATTCTGGCAG GCGGCCTGGCGGGCGGCATCGAAATCTGCATCACCTTCCCGACCGAGTACGTGAAGACGCAGCTGCAGCTGGACGAGCGCTCGCACCCGCCGCGGTACCGGGGCATCG TGGACTGCGTGCGACAGACGGTCCGCAGCCATGGCGTTCTGGGCCTGTACCGTGGCCTCAGCTCCCTGCTGTATGGCTCCATTCCCAAGGCGGCTGTCAG GTTCGGAATGTTCGAGTTCCTCAGTAACCAGATGCGGGACGCCCAGGGACGGCTAGACAGCACGCGCGGGCTGCTGTGCGGCCTGGGCGCTGGCGTGGCGGAGGCGGTGGTGGTCGTGTGTCCCATGGAAACCATCAAG GTGAAGTTCATCCATGACCAGACCTCCTCCAACCCCAAGTACAGAGGATTTTTCCACGGGATCAGAGAGATTGTGCGGGAACAAG GACTGAAGGGGACATACCAGGGCCTCACAGCCACCGTGCTGAAGCAGGGCTCCAACCAAGCCATCCGCTTCTTTGTCATGACCTCCCTGCGCAACTGGTACCGAG GGGATGACCCCAACAAGCCCATGAACCCACTGATCACGGGGGTGTTTGGAGTTATTGCTGGTGCAGCCAGTGTCTTTGGGAACACGCCTCTGGATGTGGTCAAGACCCGGATGCAG GGTCTGGAGGCACATAAATACCGGAACACATGGGACTGTGGCTTGCAGATCCTCAAGAACGAGGGACCCAAGGC ATTCTACAAAGGCACTGTCCCCCGCCTGGGCCGGGTCTGCCTGGATGTGGCCATCGTGTTTATCATTTATGATGAGGTGGTGAAGCTGCTCAACAAAGTGTGGAAGACAGACTAA
- the Gsc2 gene encoding homeobox protein goosecoid-2 translates to MAAAGGAASRRGPGRPCPFSIEHILSSLPDRSPPARVTRPPQPASRQSPAEPGEPGTPEAVPCACCCCCSPRAAPRRSPEAAAGLGARLPWPLRLGPAAPLPLAAPSGGSVALPGASGPGPQRRTRRHRTIFSEEQLQALEALFVQNQYPDVGTRERLAGRIRLREERVEVWFKNRRAKWRHQKRASMSSRLLPSAKKPPKESY, encoded by the exons ATGGCGGCTGCGGGGGGCGCGGCGAGCCGCAGGGGTCCCGGGCGGCCCTGTCCGTTCTCCATCGAGCACATCCTCTCCAGCCTGCCCGATCGGAGCCCCCCAGCTCGGGTCACCCGGCCACCGCAGCCCGCCAGCCGCCAGAGCCCCGCCGAGCCCGGGGAGCCCGGGACGCCCGAGGCTGTGCCGTGcgcctgctgttgctgctgcagCCCCCGCGCAGCGCCGCGCAGGTCCCCGGAGGCGGCCGCCGGGCTGG GCGCGCGTTTGCCGTGGCCGCTGAGGCTGGGGCCCGCGGCGCCCTTGCCCTTGGCGGCGCCGTCCGGAGGTTCCGTGGCGCTGCCCGGCGCAAGCGGTCCCGGCCCGCAGCGGCGCACGCGGCGTCACCGCACCATCTTCAGCGAAGAGCAGCTGCAGGCGCTCGAGGCGCTCTTCGTGCAGAACCAGTACCCCGACGTGGGCACGCGGGAGCGCCTGGCCGGCCGCATCCGCCTGCGCGAGGAACGCGTGGAG GTCTGGTTTAAGAACCGCCGGGCCAAGTGGCGACACCAGAAGCGCGCGTCAATGTCTTCAAGGCTACTGCCCAGCGCCAAGAAACCTCCCAAAGAGAGCTACTGA